The following coding sequences are from one Musa acuminata AAA Group cultivar baxijiao chromosome BXJ2-4, Cavendish_Baxijiao_AAA, whole genome shotgun sequence window:
- the LOC103981863 gene encoding 3-oxo-Delta(4,5)-steroid 5-beta-reductase-like has translation MSWWWAGAIGAARKKLEDDSSSTVPKYESVAIVIGATGIVGTSLVDILPLADTPGGPWKVYAVSRRPPNSAILPYSYSPADAEAPVAADTLRVQHIQCDVLDAADAVAKLSPLTDVTHLFYVAWANRLTEAENRVVNSAMLRNVLSAVVPSAPNLCHVCLQTGRKHYVGPFEAVGKALAHDPPFREDLPRLPVPNFYYDQEDILFDELSKKEGAVTWSIHRPTTIFGFSPTSLMNLIGTLCVYAAICRKEGAPLKWFGSRTTWDGFNDASDADLIAEQQIWAAVDPYAKNEAFNISNGDLFKWKHLWAALADQFGLESVGYEGEASRFKLEDAMRGKEAVWAEIVAENELVPTKLEEVASWWFADVVLGLELAHLDSMNKSKEHGFLGFRNTVASFNSCIDKMKAFKIVP, from the coding sequence ATGAGCTGGTGGTGGGCGGGCGCCATTGGCGCGGCCAGGAAGAAGCTGGAGGATGACTCCTCCTCCACCGTCCCCAAGTACGAGAGCGTGGCCATCGTCATCGGTGCCACGGGTATCGTCGGCACCTCCCTCGTCGACATCCTCCCGCTCGCCGACACCCCCGGCGGCCCCTGGAAGGTCTATGCCGTCTCCCGCCGCCCCCCTAATTCTGCTATTCTCCCCTACTCCTACTCCCCGGCTGACGCCGAGGCCCCTGTTGCCGCCGATACTCTCCGCGTCCAGCACATCCAGTGCGACGTCCTCGACGCCGCCGACGCCGTCGCCAAGCTCTCCCCGCTGACCGACGTCACCCACCTCTTCTACGTCGCCTGGGCCAACCGCCTCACCGAAGCCGAGAACCGCGTCGTCAACTCCGCTATGCTCCGCAACGTCCTCTCCGCCGTCGTCCCTTCGGCGCCCAACCTCTGCCACGTCTGCCTCCAGACCGGCCGCAAGCACTACGTCGGTCCTTTCGAGGCCGTTGGCAAGGCTCTTGCTCATGATCCGCCCTTCCGCGAGGACCTTCCTCGCCTCCCTGTCCCCAACTTCTACTACGATCAGGAAGACATCCTGTTCGACGAATTATCCAAGAAGGAGGGCGCCGTGACCTGGTCGATCCACCGCCCCACGACCATCTTTGGCTTCTCCCCCACCAGCCTCATGAATCTAATCGGCACCCTCTGCGTCTACGCGGCCATCTGCCGGAAGGAAGGAGCGCCCTTGAAGTGGTTCGGCAGCCGGACGACATGGGACGGTTTCAACGACGCGTCAGATGCTGACCTCATCGCCGAGCAGCAGATCTGGGCGGCTGTCGACCCGTACGCCAAGAACGAGGCGTTCAATATCAGCAACGGGGACTTGTTCAAGTGGAAGCATCTGTGGGCGGCTCTTGCGGATCAGTTTGGGTTGGAATCCGTGGGGTACGAGGGGGAAGCGAGCCGATTCAAGCTGGAGGACGCGATGAGGGGGAAGGAGGCGGTATGGGCGGAGATCGTCGCGGAGAATGAGCTGGTGCCGACAAAGCTGGAGGAAGTGGCGAGTTGGTGGTTCGCTGACGTAGTTCTGGGCCTCGAGCTGGCGCACCTCGACAGCATGAACAAAAGCAAGGAGCATGGATTCTTGGGGTTCCGCAACACGGTAGCTTCTTTCAATTCTTGCATCGATAAGATGAAGGCTTTCAAAATCGTTCCTTGA
- the LOC103981862 gene encoding uncharacterized protein LOC103981862 — protein sequence MRKLKFHEKKLLKKVNFIEYKREGGHREALVTRRYHLTERDDYKKYSSICRMVQKLVHNLKQMDPRDPFRIEMTDGLLEKLYNMGVISTKKSLAKCDKLSVSSFCRRRLATVLVYLKFAEHLREAVTYIEQGHVRVGPDVVTDPAFLVTRNMEDFVTWVDSSKIKRKVMEYNERLDDYDALNA from the exons ATGAGGAAGTTGAAATTCCATGAGAAGAAGCTACTCAAGAAGGTCAACTTCATCGAGTACAAACGCGAAGGTGGCCACCGTGAAGCCCTTGTCACGCGCCGTTACCATCTCACCGAGAGAGATGACTACAAGAA GTATTCAAGTATCTGTAGGATGGTGCAGAAGCTAGTGCATAACTTGAAGCAAATGGATCCCAGAGACCCTTTCCGTATCGAGATGACGGATGGATTGCTGGAGAAGCT CTATAATATGGGTGTTATTTCGACAAAAAAGAGCTTAGCAAAGTGCGACAAACTTTCAGTTAGTTCATTCTGTAG GCGCAGGCTAGCCACAGTTTTGGTATACCTAAAGTTTGCTGAGCATCTGAGAGAGGCTGTAACATACATTGAGCAAGGCCATGTCCGGGTAGGCCCAGATGTGGTAACAGATCCGGCATTTCTTGTGACGAGGAACATGGAAGACTTTGTGACTTGGGTGGACTCTTCTAAGATCAAGAGGAAAGTGATGGAGTACAATGAGAGATTGGATGACTACGATGCGCTGAATGCCTAA